Proteins from one Sphingomonas sp. HF-S4 genomic window:
- a CDS encoding lytic transglycosylase domain-containing protein: MKLVAFGGAAITATSAQASNCNAGAIGTRYVEALRFCGPQPADEVRTEAQPVVLPERSSVSISMPGFRKRLAQATRAVRSRGGSGANDALIHSVAAQYRINPNLLASMVHAESAGRQRAVSHKGALGLMQVMPATARGLGVRNPQALLDDPVLAMHTGAKYLKQLQGELGNDVTLVVAAYNAGPGAVRKAGRQVPRYRETQAYVKKVVGRYQAAQSGRAR; encoded by the coding sequence TTGAAACTAGTTGCGTTCGGAGGCGCTGCCATTACCGCTACATCGGCACAGGCAAGTAATTGTAATGCCGGGGCGATCGGCACGCGCTATGTTGAGGCGTTGCGCTTCTGCGGGCCGCAGCCGGCCGACGAAGTGCGTACCGAGGCGCAGCCCGTGGTGCTGCCCGAGCGTAGTTCGGTGAGCATCAGCATGCCGGGCTTCCGGAAGCGGCTGGCGCAGGCGACGCGGGCGGTGCGCTCGCGCGGCGGCAGCGGCGCCAACGACGCGCTGATCCATTCGGTGGCCGCGCAATATCGAATCAATCCGAACCTGCTCGCCTCGATGGTGCATGCCGAGTCGGCCGGGCGCCAGCGTGCCGTGTCGCACAAGGGCGCGCTCGGGCTGATGCAGGTGATGCCGGCGACGGCGCGGGGTCTGGGCGTGCGCAACCCGCAGGCGCTGCTCGACGATCCGGTGCTCGCGATGCACACCGGCGCCAAGTATCTCAAGCAGCTCCAGGGCGAGCTGGGCAACGATGTGACGCTGGTCGTCGCGGCGTACAATGCCGGCCCTGGCGCAGTACGCAAGGCCGGACGCCAGGTGCCGCGCTATCGCGAGACCCAGGCCTATGTGAAGAAGGTCGTCGGCCGCTACCAGGCCGCGCAGTCGGGCAGGGCGCGCTGA